The Nostoc sp. KVJ3 genome window below encodes:
- a CDS encoding relaxase/mobilization nuclease domain-containing protein: protein MIGKQTKGRGFRKLLDYLESREDAKLIGGNMSGRNARELAREFKLSRQLNSDADRVVYHVSLSAAKGDKLDDEKWSEIGDRYMKEMGFDANQFVIFRHHNTDDDHIHIAASRIRMDTGLLVHDSWDYVRSEKVLRQIEQDYELVQVQGSREKLNRTPSTGQIRRIRREQEEYSLGQRDSLPERTIKEQVQQTIDNASVDNPQMPLFIMRLQVDGISVRTGFTRNGKSKGISYEKDGQAFSGTQLGAAYTFPGLQKHRGVDYQSQRDDARIEHLLNNRVGRTAESQQPINAISDFIEQSVIESALIETLPQLTEQVSQYQQQLEEGRTAFDDLGEAIADVEQQLLSQRAVDAISDFIEQSVVESTLMETLPQLTEQLSQVRQQLEARRTAFDGLDAAITQELQSHVEKRAISSISDYIEQSTIESALTETVLELTEQLSQYRQQLLGAKTTFNDFDEALTAELQSHADQKAILSIFDYIEQSTIESALTQTVLGLTEQISQYRQQLLGAKTTFNDFDEALTAELQSHADQKTILSIFDYIEQSTIESALTETVLELTEQLSQYRQQLLGAKTTFNDFDEALTAELQSHADQKAILSIFDYIEQSTIESALTQTVLGLTEQISQYRQQLLEAKTTFNDFDEALTAELQSHAEKRAILSIFDYIEQSTIESALTQTVLGLTEQISQYRQQLLEAKTTFNDFDEALTAELQSHAEKRAILSISDYIEQSTVESALTETVLELTQKLSQYKEGLVTAKATFNDLDAELAAELQSHVEKRAISSISDYVDQSTVESALTEAVLELTQQLSQNQQQLSAGRTIFDDLEAAIVYLEQLHRSQTTVDAIALNQTPTITTDEPKLKDNLSAELYQYYSADLQNLLVTDRDKEIAIRALLDNKPLQDVEEIIFASPARWTTDEAKALVLIANNQLASDREQKQRSPQFTPPPEDESLRPVLQHFLTQKRGITNFLVHPLQQQGLGYIDQHRNVVFIKRSLNGSKSGALVWDTHRQDNRCSEYPENSDRSPGWFHLKLGGEPDDKIERVYLCSSPIDALTMAEIDRNGHKGQPPVRTMYMAVDDPDNLPFELLRNINRIGVAFNNDDRGNEAAEVVQSMLPQAKRIAPKGLSWNEILIKQQQQQDELEQKQRSRGFSR, encoded by the coding sequence AGAATCCCGTGAAGATGCCAAACTAATCGGCGGCAACATGAGCGGGAGAAATGCTCGTGAATTGGCGCGGGAATTTAAGCTGTCTCGACAACTAAATTCAGATGCAGACCGAGTTGTTTATCATGTCTCACTGTCAGCAGCTAAGGGTGATAAATTGGATGATGAGAAGTGGAGCGAGATTGGCGACCGCTACATGAAGGAAATGGGTTTTGATGCCAATCAGTTTGTTATCTTCCGCCACCATAACACCGACGACGACCACATCCACATTGCAGCCAGCCGGATTAGGATGGACACGGGGCTGTTAGTACATGATTCCTGGGATTATGTGCGCTCTGAAAAAGTTCTGCGACAAATCGAACAAGACTATGAGTTAGTGCAAGTGCAGGGCAGTAGAGAGAAACTGAATCGGACACCCAGCACAGGGCAAATCAGGCGTATCCGGCGAGAGCAGGAAGAATATTCATTGGGGCAACGCGACTCCCTCCCAGAACGCACTATCAAGGAGCAAGTTCAGCAGACAATTGATAACGCATCTGTTGACAATCCTCAGATGCCTTTATTCATAATGCGCTTGCAGGTTGATGGTATCAGTGTAAGGACAGGATTTACCAGAAATGGGAAATCTAAAGGAATTTCTTACGAGAAAGATGGGCAAGCTTTCAGTGGCACACAATTAGGTGCAGCTTATACCTTCCCAGGTTTGCAAAAACATCGTGGAGTTGACTACCAATCACAACGCGATGATGCGCGGATTGAACATCTGTTGAACAATCGTGTCGGGCGAACAGCGGAGAGCCAACAACCCATAAATGCAATCTCTGACTTTATTGAACAGTCAGTAATTGAGTCAGCCTTGATTGAAACATTACCACAATTAACAGAGCAAGTGTCTCAATATCAGCAGCAGCTAGAAGAAGGAAGAACCGCATTCGATGACCTTGGAGAAGCGATTGCTGATGTGGAGCAACAACTCTTATCACAAAGAGCAGTGGATGCAATCTCTGACTTTATTGAACAGTCAGTAGTTGAGTCTACCTTGATGGAAACGTTACCACAATTAACAGAACAACTCTCTCAAGTCAGGCAGCAGCTAGAAGCAAGAAGAACCGCATTCGACGGACTAGACGCGGCGATTACTCAAGAGTTACAATCCCATGTAGAGAAAAGAGCTATTTCATCAATTTCTGATTATATTGAGCAATCGACTATTGAATCAGCATTAACTGAAACAGTATTAGAATTAACAGAGCAACTATCTCAATATCGGCAGCAACTCCTTGGAGCTAAAACTACATTCAATGACTTTGATGAAGCATTGACGGCTGAGTTGCAATCCCATGCAGATCAGAAAGCCATTTTATCAATCTTTGATTATATTGAGCAATCAACTATCGAGTCAGCTTTAACCCAAACAGTATTAGGATTAACAGAGCAAATTTCTCAATATCGGCAGCAACTCCTTGGAGCTAAAACTACATTCAATGACTTTGATGAAGCATTGACGGCTGAGTTGCAATCCCATGCAGATCAGAAAACCATTTTATCAATCTTTGATTATATTGAGCAATCGACTATTGAATCAGCATTAACTGAAACAGTATTAGAATTAACAGAGCAACTATCTCAATATCGGCAGCAACTCCTTGGAGCTAAAACTACATTCAATGACTTTGATGAAGCATTGACGGCTGAGTTGCAATCCCATGCAGATCAGAAAGCCATTTTATCAATCTTTGATTATATTGAGCAATCAACTATCGAGTCAGCTTTAACCCAAACAGTATTAGGATTAACAGAGCAAATTTCTCAATATCGGCAGCAGCTACTTGAAGCGAAAACTACATTCAATGACTTTGATGAAGCATTGACGGCTGAGTTACAATCTCATGCAGAGAAGAGAGCTATCTTATCAATCTTTGATTATATTGAGCAATCAACTATCGAGTCAGCTTTAACCCAAACAGTATTAGGATTAACAGAGCAAATTTCTCAATATCGGCAGCAGCTACTTGAAGCGAAAACTACATTCAATGACTTTGATGAAGCATTGACGGCTGAGTTACAATCTCATGCAGAGAAGAGAGCTATCTTATCAATCTCTGATTATATTGAGCAATCAACTGTCGAGTCAGCCTTAACTGAAACAGTATTAGAATTAACGCAAAAACTTTCTCAATACAAAGAGGGACTTGTTACAGCTAAAGCTACATTTAATGACCTGGATGCAGAGCTTGCGGCTGAGTTACAATCCCATGTAGAGAAAAGAGCTATTTCATCAATTTCTGATTATGTTGACCAATCAACTGTCGAGTCAGCCTTAACTGAAGCAGTATTAGAACTAACACAACAACTTTCTCAAAATCAGCAGCAGCTATCAGCCGGAAGAACCATATTCGACGACCTGGAAGCAGCGATTGTTTATTTGGAGCAACTGCATAGATCGCAAACAACAGTAGACGCAATTGCTCTTAATCAAACTCCAACTATAACCACAGATGAACCAAAGCTAAAAGATAATCTTTCAGCCGAGTTATATCAGTATTACAGTGCCGACTTGCAAAACTTATTAGTGACTGACCGAGATAAAGAAATCGCTATCAGGGCATTATTAGATAATAAGCCACTTCAAGATGTTGAAGAAATTATCTTTGCCAGTCCAGCCAGATGGACTACTGATGAAGCTAAAGCATTAGTTCTAATCGCTAATAATCAACTGGCATCTGATAGAGAGCAAAAACAGCGTTCACCCCAGTTTACACCACCGCCAGAGGATGAAAGCCTACGCCCAGTATTACAGCATTTCTTGACTCAAAAACGCGGTATAACAAACTTCCTTGTACACCCATTACAGCAGCAGGGGTTGGGTTACATAGACCAGCACCGAAATGTTGTCTTTATCAAGCGCTCTTTGAACGGTTCTAAGTCAGGCGCACTGGTTTGGGATACTCATCGCCAAGATAATCGCTGTTCCGAGTACCCCGAAAACAGCGATCGCTCTCCTGGGTGGTTTCACCTGAAATTGGGTGGAGAACCAGACGATAAAATCGAGAGAGTGTACCTGTGTTCTTCCCCTATTGATGCGCTGACAATGGCAGAGATTGACAGGAATGGACACAAGGGGCAACCACCAGTGAGGACAATGTACATGGCAGTGGATGATCCAGATAACTTGCCCTTTGAACTTCTCAGAAATATCAACAGGATTGGGGTGGCATTTAATAACGATGATCGGGGAAATGAAGCCGCCGAGGTCGTTCAGTCAATGTTACCCCAGGCTAAAAGAATTGCACCCAAGGGGCTAAGTTGGAATGAGATTCTTATTAAACAGCAGCAGCAGCAAGATGAACTGGAGCAAAAGCAACGCTCTAGGGGTTTTAGTCGATAA